Proteins from one Tenrec ecaudatus isolate mTenEca1 chromosome 8, mTenEca1.hap1, whole genome shotgun sequence genomic window:
- the RPL14 gene encoding large ribosomal subunit protein eL14, protein MVFRRFVEVGRVAYISFGPHAGKLVAIVDVIDQNRALVDGPCTQVRRQAMPFKCMQLTDFILKFPHSARQKYVRQAWQKADINTKWAATRWAKKIEAREKKAKMTDFDRFKVMKAKKMRNRLIKYEVKKLQRAALLKASPKKASAAKGAAAGKVPAKKGAAAAAAGKKAPAQKEKAAGQKEKAPAQKEKAAGQKGGPPKAQKAQKAPAQKTPAPKATGKKA, encoded by the exons ATG GTGTTCAGGCGCTTCGTGGAGGTTGGCCGGGTGGCCTACATCTCCTTTGGACCTCATGCCGGGAAACTGGTCGCGATTGTAGATGTGATTGATCAGAACCGG GCTTTGGTCGATGGCCCTTGCACTCAAGTCAGACGGCAGGCCATGCCTTTCAAATGCATGCAGCTCACCGACTTCATCCTCAAGTTCCCACACAG TGCCCGACAGAAGTATGTCCGACAAGCCTGGCAGAAGGCGGATATCAATACAAAATGGGCAGCCACAAGATGGGCCAAAAAGATCGAAGCCAGAGAAAAG aAAGCCAAGATGACAGATTTTGATCGTTTTAAAGTCATGAAGGCCAAGAAAATG AGGAACCGGCTCATAAAGTACGAAGTTAAGaagcttcaaagggcagctctcctgAAGGCTTCTCCCAAAAAAGCAAGTGCTGCgaagggagcagctgctgggaagGTTCCAGCTAAGAAGGGGGCTGCTGCCGCCGCTGCAGGCAAGAAGGCTCCTGCCCAGAAGGAGAAAGCTGCAGGTCAAAAAGAGAAGGCTCCCGCCCAGAAGGAGAAAGCTGCGGGTCAGAAGGGTGGGCCTCCAAAAGCTCAGAAAGCCCAGAAGGCTCCAGCCCAGAAAACACCCGCCCCCAAGGCAACTGGCAAGAAAGCATAA